In the genome of Balneolaceae bacterium, one region contains:
- a CDS encoding SAM-dependent methyltransferase, which yields MSSVDRSKKLYLLPTPIAKRKENRVLPEHTIQVLHKLDCFIVEKAQTAQSFLQWANHPTPLHEITFRVLNKKTPDQEVVSFLKLLDHQSVGLMSEAGAPGVADPGSLLIKLAHEKGIQVVPMVGPSSILLALMASGLNGQQFTFHGYLPIDKSKRIKKIEELEKDSLKSGYTHIFMETPHRNSNLFDLLIGKLRPSTKLCIAANITSKEEYISTKNVNKWKSSRKPNLEKKPVLFLINAK from the coding sequence ATGAGTTCTGTTGATAGATCAAAAAAACTATATTTACTGCCAACTCCTATTGCCAAAAGAAAAGAGAACCGGGTTCTACCTGAGCATACCATTCAAGTCTTACACAAGTTAGACTGTTTTATAGTCGAGAAGGCTCAAACCGCTCAAAGCTTTCTTCAATGGGCAAATCACCCGACACCTCTTCATGAAATTACTTTCCGGGTTTTAAACAAAAAAACACCAGACCAGGAAGTTGTCAGTTTTTTAAAGTTACTGGATCATCAATCAGTTGGGCTGATGTCAGAAGCCGGTGCTCCCGGAGTGGCCGATCCCGGTTCTCTACTCATCAAACTTGCTCATGAAAAGGGAATTCAGGTTGTGCCGATGGTTGGGCCATCCTCAATCTTATTAGCACTCATGGCTTCCGGACTGAATGGCCAGCAGTTTACATTCCATGGTTACTTGCCGATAGATAAATCCAAACGGATTAAAAAAATTGAAGAGCTCGAAAAAGACTCTTTAAAATCGGGTTATACTCATATATTTATGGAAACTCCTCATCGCAACAGCAATCTGTTCGATCTGTTAATCGGAAAACTCCGCCCTTCCACTAAATTATGCATAGCAGCAAATATCACCTCGAAGGAAGAATATATTTCAACCAAGAATGTCAATAAGTGGAAAAGTTCAAGAAAACCAAATCTTGAAAAGAAGCCCGTACTTTTTTTAATCAATGCCAAATAA
- the fni gene encoding type 2 isopentenyl-diphosphate Delta-isomerase has protein sequence MTIQERKKDHVELSINHDVNYKKSTGFEEYDFVHNALPEINSDEIQLSSMLLGVEFSFPLFISSMTGGYSEAGAVNTVIAEFCENENLPFGVGSQRVMLEDPGQEESFTIVRSHAPTAFISANIGGAQLIGGLPDKNIRRMIDSIEADAVIVHLNPLQELMQQEGDRNFKGIEKGIEELVHAIECPVIVKETGAGISKAVARRLLDAGVSVIDVAGAGGTSWSRVENLRSNQGDPLHQFDDWGIPTVDCIRQIEPLKREHSFGLIASGGIRSSFDIVKAMALGADFTASAQPIIKAIMDGGYESLESLYMSWQKQARYILTLLGCSSFKDLNTNHLYRKKQGIGQ, from the coding sequence ATGACCATTCAGGAAAGAAAGAAGGATCATGTTGAATTGAGTATTAATCATGATGTGAATTACAAAAAAAGTACTGGTTTTGAAGAGTACGATTTTGTCCACAATGCGTTACCCGAAATCAATAGTGATGAGATTCAACTTTCGTCGATGTTACTCGGGGTGGAATTCTCATTCCCATTGTTTATCTCTTCAATGACGGGGGGCTATTCGGAAGCTGGTGCGGTAAATACAGTTATAGCCGAATTTTGTGAAAACGAGAATCTGCCATTTGGTGTTGGCAGCCAACGTGTCATGCTCGAGGACCCCGGGCAGGAAGAGTCATTTACAATCGTGCGTTCTCACGCTCCCACCGCTTTTATATCAGCGAATATTGGCGGGGCACAGTTAATCGGCGGACTGCCGGACAAAAACATTCGGCGAATGATCGACAGCATTGAAGCAGATGCCGTAATTGTACATCTGAATCCACTCCAGGAGTTAATGCAGCAAGAAGGGGATCGTAATTTTAAGGGAATTGAAAAGGGAATTGAGGAGTTGGTTCATGCCATTGAGTGTCCGGTGATTGTGAAGGAAACGGGTGCCGGTATTTCAAAAGCAGTTGCAAGAAGACTTTTGGATGCCGGCGTTTCTGTGATTGATGTAGCAGGGGCCGGAGGAACAAGCTGGTCAAGAGTAGAAAATCTTCGTTCCAATCAAGGTGATCCTCTTCACCAATTTGATGACTGGGGTATTCCCACGGTTGATTGTATTCGTCAAATCGAACCATTGAAACGTGAACACTCTTTTGGGTTAATTGCATCTGGCGGGATCAGAAGTTCGTTTGATATTGTGAAAGCGATGGCACTTGGAGCTGATTTTACCGCTTCAGCTCAACCCATTATTAAAGCGATTATGGATGGAGGATACGAATCCCTGGAAAGCCTTTACATGAGTTGGCAAAAACAGGCCCGGTATATACTCACACTTCTCGGATGTAGCTCCTTTAAAGATCTAAACACCAATCATCTGTACAGGAAAAAACAGGGGATAGGTCAGTAA
- a CDS encoding lytic murein transglycosylase codes for MNNYSYKIFAVALFAPFLMISTSFETDSLNEQPLLETTEISTNQQYHQTYPERLTSLIEYFKSKDLDLQSHLDHPKFEIYDGIGDRFRKSAERKIGSLEDYLRVLGYEDKKGRIGDFIKTHYNALQQAEQTYNIPKFVIAAIIGIESDFGQNIGSYNPLNVYVSMYTEDYRADFAKAQLEELLLFTERNNIDVFELKSSYAGAMSYGQFIPYSINRWFVGDDIFDMENNIHSIGNYLAHFHEVTGSIEGAVYRYNPSSLYRDAVLTLADEAEQVYRASD; via the coding sequence ATGAACAATTATTCCTATAAAATTTTTGCAGTTGCTCTTTTTGCTCCTTTTTTAATGATTTCGACCTCTTTTGAAACAGACAGTTTGAATGAACAGCCATTATTAGAAACGACAGAGATCAGCACTAACCAGCAATACCATCAAACATATCCTGAACGACTCACATCTCTGATTGAATATTTTAAATCCAAAGACCTTGATTTACAATCGCATCTGGATCATCCGAAATTTGAGATTTATGACGGAATTGGCGACCGCTTTCGGAAATCGGCTGAACGAAAAATTGGAAGTCTCGAAGATTATCTTCGCGTACTTGGATATGAAGACAAAAAAGGAAGAATCGGGGATTTCATTAAAACTCACTACAACGCCCTTCAACAAGCCGAACAGACCTATAACATCCCCAAGTTCGTCATCGCAGCAATTATCGGCATAGAGTCAGATTTTGGGCAAAATATTGGAAGCTACAATCCTCTTAATGTGTATGTTTCCATGTACACCGAAGATTATCGTGCCGATTTTGCCAAAGCACAGTTAGAAGAGTTGTTGCTTTTTACAGAGCGTAATAATATTGATGTATTTGAACTGAAATCCAGTTATGCAGGTGCTATGTCTTATGGCCAGTTTATTCCCTACTCAATCAACCGTTGGTTTGTGGGAGATGATATTTTTGATATGGAGAACAACATCCATTCCATTGGAAATTACCTGGCTCATTTTCATGAAGTAACCGGATCTATTGAGGGGGCCGTGTACCGGTACAACCCAAGCAGCCTATACAGAGATGCCGTTTTAACATTGGCCGATGAGGCAGAGCAAGTGTACCGTGCATCTGATTGA
- a CDS encoding alpha-glucuronidase family glycosyl hydrolase — translation MRSSNSFLILFLILIILFFPAVLSAQHTAEDGYRAWLRYEKVENESLLKEYQEALKAVVLRGHSETTGAIQDELQRALPGLLDINVPFHNDIQVHGTVFIGTPESSQEIANLNLKEDLDSVGEEGYLIKKTDVNGYSATVIAANRDIGLLYGVFDLLRHLQTHKDISEISIQNAPKVEYRTVNHWDNLSRLVERGYAGLSIWDWGTLPEYKDPRYTDYARLNASIGINATAVNNVNADPRMLTGQFLEKLVVLADIFRPYGIKVFISINYQAPISVGGLDTADPLDPDVRQWWADKADQIYEMIPDFGGFLVKADSEGQPGPFAYGRNHAEGANVLADAVEPHGGVVIWRAFVYSPEQNDRFREAYDEFVPLDGDFRDNVILQVKNGPIDFQPREPFSPLFGAMEETNTMLELQITQEYFGFSYHLAYQGTLFEEALDSDTYAKGEGSTVGKVVAGEIFDYEHTGMAGVLNIGNYRNWTGHPFVQSSWYAYGRLAWDYTLSAEEIADEWMRMTFTNNESFLNPIGEVMMESREAGVNYRSPLGLTHLYAQGHHYGPAPWTSDLPRPDWTAVYYHKADEEGIGFDRTETGSNAVEQYHEPLETRFSNIETTPEDYLLWFHHADWEYEMDSGRTLWEELVHKYYKGVEQVRWMQEQWNLMEGLIDQQRFEHVKALLEIQEKDAVRWRDSCVLYFQTFSDMPIPDQYEKPDHNLEYYRSLEDSLYIPSPRYD, via the coding sequence ATGAGATCATCCAATTCTTTCCTGATATTATTTTTGATCCTGATTATTCTGTTTTTTCCAGCTGTTTTATCTGCTCAACATACAGCGGAAGATGGCTACAGGGCGTGGCTCAGATATGAAAAAGTAGAGAATGAAAGCCTGTTGAAAGAATATCAGGAAGCTCTGAAGGCTGTTGTATTAAGGGGACACTCAGAAACAACCGGGGCAATTCAGGATGAACTTCAAAGAGCACTTCCCGGCCTGTTAGATATTAACGTTCCGTTTCACAATGATATTCAGGTTCATGGAACAGTTTTTATTGGTACTCCTGAAAGTTCGCAGGAAATTGCCAATCTGAACTTGAAGGAGGATTTGGACTCTGTTGGAGAGGAGGGTTATCTCATTAAAAAGACCGATGTGAATGGGTATAGTGCAACGGTCATTGCAGCAAATAGGGATATTGGCCTGCTTTATGGAGTGTTTGATCTTTTGCGGCACCTTCAAACTCATAAGGATATTTCAGAAATTTCCATACAAAATGCACCGAAGGTTGAATACAGGACAGTGAACCATTGGGATAACCTGAGCCGTTTGGTTGAACGCGGGTACGCAGGTCTCTCTATCTGGGATTGGGGGACACTGCCCGAATACAAAGATCCGCGATATACCGATTATGCCAGGCTGAATGCATCTATCGGAATTAATGCCACAGCGGTCAATAATGTGAATGCCGATCCGCGAATGTTAACCGGTCAGTTTTTAGAAAAACTGGTGGTTCTGGCGGATATATTTCGACCGTATGGAATTAAGGTTTTTATATCAATCAATTACCAGGCTCCGATCTCTGTTGGTGGGTTGGACACTGCCGATCCGCTTGATCCTGACGTCCGTCAATGGTGGGCAGACAAGGCTGATCAGATTTATGAGATGATCCCCGATTTTGGCGGATTTCTTGTGAAAGCCGATTCCGAAGGTCAGCCGGGTCCATTTGCTTACGGCCGAAATCACGCCGAGGGAGCCAACGTGTTGGCTGATGCAGTAGAACCCCATGGGGGTGTAGTGATTTGGCGGGCGTTTGTATACAGTCCCGAGCAGAATGATCGGTTCAGAGAAGCGTATGATGAATTCGTTCCGCTCGATGGCGATTTCAGAGATAATGTGATTCTCCAGGTAAAAAACGGCCCGATCGATTTTCAGCCCCGCGAACCGTTTTCGCCGCTGTTTGGTGCGATGGAGGAAACCAATACCATGCTGGAACTCCAGATCACACAAGAATATTTTGGATTTTCGTATCACCTGGCGTATCAAGGGACTTTATTTGAAGAAGCACTCGACTCAGATACCTATGCAAAAGGAGAAGGCTCAACCGTTGGGAAGGTTGTAGCCGGTGAGATTTTTGATTATGAACACACGGGCATGGCAGGCGTCCTTAATATTGGCAATTACCGAAACTGGACAGGCCATCCGTTTGTGCAATCAAGCTGGTATGCTTACGGACGTTTAGCGTGGGACTATACACTTTCTGCGGAAGAGATTGCGGATGAGTGGATGCGAATGACATTCACAAATAATGAATCATTTTTAAATCCGATTGGCGAAGTAATGATGGAATCGCGCGAAGCAGGAGTGAATTATCGATCCCCATTGGGATTGACGCATCTTTACGCGCAGGGCCATCACTACGGCCCCGCTCCCTGGACTTCCGATCTGCCGCGCCCCGATTGGACAGCTGTTTACTATCACAAAGCGGATGAAGAGGGAATTGGATTTGACCGCACCGAAACCGGCTCAAACGCGGTTGAGCAATATCATGAGCCCCTGGAAACTCGCTTTAGCAATATTGAAACAACCCCCGAAGATTACCTGCTGTGGTTTCATCATGCAGATTGGGAGTACGAGATGGACTCAGGGCGGACACTTTGGGAGGAACTGGTTCACAAATATTATAAAGGTGTGGAACAGGTTCGGTGGATGCAGGAGCAGTGGAATTTAATGGAAGGATTGATTGATCAGCAGCGGTTTGAGCATGTAAAGGCGTTGCTCGAAATACAAGAAAAAGATGCTGTGAGATGGAGAGATTCCTGTGTGCTCTATTTTCAAACCTTTTCTGATATGCCCATTCCCGATCAGTACGAAAAACCGGATCACAATCTGGAGTATTATAGATCACTTGAGGACTCTCTTTACATTCCGTCTCCAAGGTATGATTAA